A window of the Streptomyces luomodiensis genome harbors these coding sequences:
- a CDS encoding lysine N(6)-hydroxylase/L-ornithine N(5)-oxygenase family protein, whose amino-acid sequence MSTAPPTRPAAEPAATADRPLDLAGVGIGPFNLSLAALAHGVPALRTACYEQRPAFHWHPGLLIDGATIQVPFLADLVTLADPTSPWSFLHYLKAHERLFPFYIAERFHIERAEYDAYCRWVSEQLPGLHFGHRVDAVRWDHEHQLFEIDYTRLGPAAGPHTPDPTVTDHESRTPGRAYARNLVLGVGTEPYVPEPLRPLADAPNVPVLHSSDYLEHRERLLATGHVTVIGSGQSGAEVFLDLLRNRPLGAEGLHWLARTPAFAPMEYSKLGLEQFSPDYTRYFHTLPEPVRDQLLPRQWQLYKGIAHETIDAIHHELYRRAQHADGWPGAVLTPGVTVRTAGRIAAARLELHLEHIQQGTRARHTTEAVVLATGYRERPVDTLLAALDPYIRRDASERPRVDADHRLVLDPMIKGSVYVQNAERHTHGVGTPDLGLAAWRSAVILNSLLAEPAYRLPSRTAFTTFGLQPSGRCGTVIGSPHLPDQRGPLARTRT is encoded by the coding sequence ATGAGCACCGCACCCCCCACCCGCCCCGCCGCCGAGCCCGCCGCCACCGCCGACCGGCCCCTGGACCTGGCCGGTGTCGGCATCGGCCCGTTCAACCTCTCCCTCGCCGCCCTCGCCCACGGCGTCCCCGCCCTGCGCACCGCCTGCTACGAACAGCGGCCCGCCTTCCACTGGCACCCCGGCCTCCTCATCGACGGCGCCACCATCCAAGTCCCCTTCCTCGCCGACCTGGTCACCCTCGCCGACCCCACCAGCCCCTGGAGCTTCCTCCACTACCTCAAGGCCCACGAGCGGCTCTTCCCCTTCTACATCGCCGAGCGCTTCCACATCGAGCGCGCCGAATACGACGCCTACTGCCGCTGGGTCAGCGAACAACTCCCCGGACTCCACTTCGGCCACCGCGTCGACGCCGTCCGCTGGGACCACGAACACCAACTGTTCGAAATCGACTACACCCGCCTCGGCCCGGCCGCCGGCCCGCACACCCCCGACCCCACCGTCACCGACCACGAGAGCCGGACCCCCGGCCGCGCCTACGCCCGCAACCTCGTCCTCGGCGTCGGCACCGAACCGTACGTCCCCGAACCCCTCCGCCCCCTCGCCGACGCCCCCAACGTCCCCGTCCTGCACTCCTCCGACTACCTCGAACACCGCGAACGGCTCCTGGCCACCGGCCACGTCACCGTCATCGGCTCCGGCCAGTCCGGCGCCGAGGTCTTCCTCGACCTGCTGCGCAACCGCCCCCTCGGCGCCGAAGGACTCCACTGGCTCGCCCGCACCCCCGCCTTCGCGCCCATGGAATACAGCAAACTCGGCCTCGAGCAGTTCAGCCCGGACTACACCCGCTACTTCCACACCCTGCCCGAACCCGTCCGCGACCAGCTGCTGCCCCGCCAGTGGCAGCTCTACAAGGGCATCGCCCACGAAACCATCGACGCCATCCACCACGAGCTCTACCGCCGCGCCCAGCACGCCGACGGCTGGCCCGGCGCCGTCCTCACCCCCGGCGTCACCGTCCGCACCGCGGGACGCATCGCCGCCGCCCGCCTCGAACTCCACCTGGAACACATCCAGCAGGGCACCCGGGCCCGCCACACCACCGAGGCCGTCGTCCTCGCCACCGGCTACCGTGAGCGCCCCGTCGACACCCTCCTCGCCGCCCTCGACCCCTACATCCGGCGGGACGCCTCCGAGCGCCCCCGCGTCGACGCCGACCACCGCCTGGTCCTCGACCCCATGATCAAAGGCTCGGTGTACGTCCAGAACGCCGAGCGCCACACCCACGGCGTCGGCACCCCCGACCTCGGCCTCGCCGCATGGCGCTCCGCCGTCATCCTCAACTCGCTGCTCGCCGAGCCCGCCTACCGGCTGCCGTCCCGCACCGCGTTCACCACCTTCGGCCTCCAGCCGTCGGGGCGGTGCGGCACCGTCATCGGCAGCCCGCACCTCCCCGACCAGCGCGGCCCCCTCGCCCGCACCCGAACCTGA
- a CDS encoding MmgE/PrpD family protein, translating into MTTPAETLSASPAGPTAELARFVSRLRFEDLPASVVTRLSQCLLDFIGVTVGGSAQADSSPAVINAVRSLAPPDGPATCVGHERGYPWQYAALLNGAFAHSLDFDDTNITSALHPGAPVIPAALAVAEREDATGAEFLTALAAGYETCCRVGAALGQSAYDRGFHPTAIAGLFGAVAAGARLMNTTAEQLTAAFGLAGSMAAGSMQYLENGSWNKRLHPGLAAHNAILSLAFTASGFRGAEQALEGRHGLLSSYSDAPRPQLITDGLGEHWLLSDTGIKPYPACRLAHGAIDAALRLRQSLGGTIPPSAEISVRVSPRAYTIVGTDEAHKTHPANTVDAQFSVYFQTSVALLDGAVDWSSYQRLGDADVLALTKRLHVTADDRVPDAGAVLTCRLDDGRAPEIRVDQPSGEPGGDLPWEPVEAKYYALVRTLYKEEQARGIVQQVRTLPEGVRIRSLARSLRT; encoded by the coding sequence ATGACCACACCCGCCGAGACCCTGTCCGCCTCGCCCGCGGGACCGACGGCCGAACTCGCCCGGTTCGTCTCGCGACTGCGCTTCGAGGATCTTCCGGCCTCCGTGGTGACACGGTTGTCGCAGTGCCTGCTCGACTTCATCGGCGTGACCGTCGGCGGCAGCGCCCAGGCCGACTCCAGCCCGGCCGTCATCAACGCGGTGCGCAGCCTCGCACCGCCTGACGGCCCGGCCACCTGCGTCGGCCACGAGCGCGGCTACCCGTGGCAGTACGCCGCACTGCTCAATGGAGCCTTCGCGCACAGTCTCGACTTCGACGACACCAACATCACGAGCGCGCTGCATCCCGGTGCTCCGGTGATTCCAGCAGCCCTGGCCGTCGCCGAGCGCGAAGACGCCACCGGAGCCGAGTTCCTCACCGCGCTCGCCGCGGGCTACGAGACCTGCTGCCGCGTCGGTGCCGCGCTCGGGCAGAGCGCCTACGACCGCGGGTTCCACCCCACCGCCATCGCGGGCCTGTTCGGCGCCGTGGCGGCCGGGGCGCGGCTGATGAACACCACCGCCGAACAGCTCACCGCCGCCTTCGGACTCGCCGGCTCCATGGCGGCCGGGTCCATGCAGTACCTGGAGAACGGGAGCTGGAACAAGCGGCTCCATCCGGGGCTCGCCGCACACAACGCCATCCTGTCCCTCGCCTTCACCGCATCCGGATTCCGCGGTGCGGAGCAGGCTCTGGAAGGACGCCATGGGCTGCTCAGCTCCTACAGCGATGCCCCGCGCCCCCAGCTGATCACCGACGGCCTCGGCGAACACTGGCTGCTGTCCGACACCGGAATCAAGCCCTACCCCGCCTGCCGCCTCGCCCACGGGGCGATCGACGCGGCCCTGCGGCTGCGCCAGAGCCTGGGCGGAACCATCCCGCCGTCCGCGGAGATCAGCGTGCGCGTCTCACCGCGGGCCTACACGATCGTCGGTACGGACGAGGCACACAAGACCCATCCGGCCAACACCGTCGACGCCCAGTTCAGCGTCTACTTCCAGACGAGTGTCGCGCTGCTCGACGGCGCCGTCGACTGGTCGAGCTACCAGCGCCTGGGCGACGCCGACGTCCTGGCCCTCACCAAGCGTCTCCACGTCACCGCCGACGACCGGGTTCCCGACGCGGGAGCCGTCCTCACCTGCCGCCTGGACGACGGCCGGGCACCCGAGATACGCGTCGACCAGCCGTCCGGCGAACCCGGCGGCGACCTGCCGTGGGAGCCGGTCGAGGCCAAGTACTACGCACTCGTCCGCACCCTCTACAAAGAGGAGCAGGCCCGCGGAATCGTTCAGCAGGTCAGGACGCTGCCCGAAGGGGTCCGCATCCGCTCGCTCGCCCGCAGCCTTCGTACGTGA